In Myxococcales bacterium, a single genomic region encodes these proteins:
- a CDS encoding (d)CMP kinase produces the protein MRARPIVAIDGPAGAGKSTVARRVAESLGYVLVDTGALYRAVALSASRQGAAAGDGEVVGALARELAANHAIVLERDAARGVRVFLSGEDVSDAIRTPQMGMDASTVSAHPPVRAALLELQRQAGEQGGVVLEGRDIGTVVFPDAELKFFLTARAEVRAKRRFDELSAKGETVSLEQTLADVLRRDEQDTNRQAAPLRRADDAEEIDSSAMSIEEAVRVVVDKARAYRAG, from the coding sequence ATGCGAGCGCGTCCCATCGTCGCCATCGACGGCCCTGCCGGTGCAGGCAAGAGCACCGTCGCGCGGCGCGTCGCCGAGTCCTTGGGCTACGTCCTCGTCGACACCGGCGCCTTGTACCGAGCCGTGGCGCTGTCGGCGAGCCGGCAAGGCGCAGCCGCCGGTGACGGCGAGGTCGTTGGCGCCCTCGCGCGCGAGCTGGCGGCGAACCACGCCATCGTGCTCGAGCGCGACGCGGCGCGGGGTGTGCGTGTCTTCCTTTCCGGTGAAGACGTCTCCGACGCGATCCGAACGCCACAAATGGGCATGGATGCCAGCACCGTGTCAGCGCACCCGCCGGTTCGCGCGGCGCTGCTCGAGCTCCAGCGGCAAGCCGGCGAGCAAGGCGGCGTGGTGCTCGAAGGTCGCGACATCGGCACCGTGGTGTTCCCCGACGCAGAGCTGAAGTTCTTCCTGACGGCGCGGGCTGAGGTGCGCGCGAAGCGTCGCTTCGACGAGCTCTCGGCGAAGGGCGAAACCGTGTCCTTGGAGCAAACGCTCGCCGATGTGCTTCGTCGCGACGAGCAGGACACGAACCGGCAGGCGGCGCCGCTAAGGCGAGCCGACGACGCCGAGGAGATCGACTCGTCGGCCATGAGCATCGAAGAGGCCGTTCGTGTCGTCGTCGACAAGGCGCGCGCGTATCGCGCCGGCTGA
- a CDS encoding sigma 54-interacting transcriptional regulator: MPEGGTVVVGRTFPADVVVEDASVSRSHARFTIEDSEVKFEDLGSTNGTWLNGDRVERGTLKAGDEVRLGDVSVALHAAKRPQDAELHGLDSYENFSEHVEEELTRARQFGRPLAVLALKVEAGKDDAFPVRRFAPQVLAAVRPVDRVAMYSPSTLVVLLPETTKAAARDWVQGIVNQDADLRAAVVAFPDGGAASLEELLGQAHDSLSRATAKSTVFAASDEDQGKPSGKLVVKSARMRELFELIDRVAPSNLPVLALGETGSGKEVVARAIHDASGRRDHPMRSVNCAAIPASLLEGLLFGHERGAFTGAERTTKGIFEQAHHGTVFLDEVGELSPAAQAALLRVLETKQVVRVGSDREIDVDVRVVAATHRDLETMCEAGTFRWDLFYRLNAIMLQVPPLRERPEEIRPLVEHFIAEANKANGRSVRTVEERAYDLLAQYKWPGNVRELKNVIDRAVVIARGTVLTVADLPDRLKRDITSTVAGRPSIPMPQMAAPSGMPSVNPPISPIEITNSIEGDLDLEEGADYKERLRAHMAKIESDIILEALQKVGGNQTAAAKALQIPLRTLRHKLQTLGIKKKYE, from the coding sequence ATGCCCGAGGGCGGCACCGTCGTCGTCGGCCGCACGTTCCCCGCCGACGTGGTCGTCGAGGACGCCAGCGTGTCGAGGAGTCACGCGCGCTTCACCATCGAGGACTCGGAGGTGAAGTTCGAAGATCTCGGCTCCACCAACGGCACGTGGCTCAACGGAGACCGTGTCGAGCGGGGCACGCTGAAGGCCGGCGACGAGGTCCGCCTCGGCGACGTGTCGGTCGCGTTGCACGCCGCCAAGCGCCCCCAAGACGCCGAACTCCATGGCCTCGATAGCTACGAAAACTTCTCCGAGCACGTGGAAGAGGAGCTGACGCGCGCGCGCCAATTTGGCCGCCCCCTCGCCGTCCTCGCGCTGAAGGTCGAAGCCGGCAAAGACGACGCCTTCCCGGTTCGGCGTTTCGCGCCGCAGGTGCTCGCGGCGGTGCGTCCCGTCGATCGCGTCGCGATGTATTCGCCGAGCACGCTGGTGGTGCTGCTCCCGGAGACCACCAAGGCCGCCGCCCGCGACTGGGTCCAGGGCATCGTGAACCAAGACGCCGACCTTCGAGCGGCCGTCGTGGCGTTCCCCGACGGTGGCGCCGCTTCTCTTGAGGAGCTGCTCGGCCAAGCCCACGACTCGCTCTCCCGCGCGACAGCGAAGAGCACGGTCTTCGCCGCGAGTGACGAAGATCAGGGCAAGCCCAGCGGCAAGCTCGTGGTCAAGAGCGCGCGCATGCGTGAGCTCTTCGAGCTCATCGATCGCGTAGCGCCGTCGAACCTGCCGGTCCTCGCGCTCGGCGAGACGGGCAGCGGCAAGGAAGTCGTCGCCCGCGCGATTCACGACGCATCGGGCCGTCGCGATCACCCGATGCGCTCCGTCAACTGCGCGGCCATTCCCGCCTCGCTTCTTGAGGGATTGCTCTTCGGCCACGAACGGGGCGCCTTCACGGGGGCCGAGCGGACGACCAAGGGCATCTTCGAGCAGGCGCACCACGGCACCGTCTTCCTCGACGAGGTCGGCGAGCTCTCGCCAGCGGCGCAGGCCGCGCTCCTGCGCGTGCTCGAGACCAAGCAGGTGGTACGCGTCGGCTCCGACCGCGAGATCGACGTCGACGTTCGCGTCGTGGCGGCCACCCACCGCGACCTCGAGACGATGTGCGAGGCCGGCACCTTCCGCTGGGACCTCTTCTATCGGCTGAACGCCATCATGCTCCAGGTGCCGCCCTTGCGAGAGCGCCCGGAGGAGATTCGCCCGCTCGTCGAACACTTCATCGCGGAGGCCAACAAGGCCAACGGGCGCAGCGTCCGCACCGTCGAGGAGCGCGCCTACGACCTGCTCGCGCAATACAAGTGGCCGGGCAACGTCCGCGAGCTCAAGAACGTCATTGATCGCGCCGTGGTCATCGCTCGCGGCACGGTCCTCACGGTCGCCGACTTGCCCGATCGCTTGAAGCGCGACATCACCTCGACGGTGGCCGGGCGGCCGAGCATCCCGATGCCACAGATGGCCGCCCCGAGCGGCATGCCCTCCGTGAATCCGCCCATTAGCCCCATCGAGATCACCAACTCCATCGAGGGCGATCTCGATCTCGAAGAGGGTGCAGACTACAAGGAGCGCCTGCGGGCGCACATGGCGAAGATCGAGAGCGACATCATCCTCGAAGCGCTCCAGAAGGTCGGCGGCAACCAGACGGCCGCCGCGAAGGCGTTGCAGATCCCACTGCGCACCCTACGCCACAAGCTCCAGACGCTGGGCATCAAGAAGAAGTACGAGTAG
- a CDS encoding serine/threonine protein kinase, with the protein MDRDFPPGSRPGSSPASSPGSSSFQLGPYEALECLGSGGFASVYRARDLRSGGFVALKVVPPGTDEESVRRLMREARAVSRLSHPNVVRVYECGVVPDGAYVAMELLEGRTLQDAIDDGPLPLPRALDIALRVLDGLSAAHESRIVHRDVKPGNIFLCRDAGGVEVPRLLDFGVSKMGSGLGTTSQQDRTLPGTAVGTPGYMAPEQYGSAYAADARADVYGMAATVYAMLTGRLPFEAATYESWLMKVKGERAPSLGAQAPHVPPEFARAIDRGLARDPDARWPTAADFSKALLAAAQATARRTGADSFVDVTAPAMLRSSLSATAEPRTPQTPKLLDPPEPVTVPRPPTTPLKPTPLNKEPVKKESAASSSSSKSGRSKKRRRRSGSGAWFFVGALVGAVLAAVGAGVAFWVRARAPRPPPPAPAPTQIEAPR; encoded by the coding sequence ATGGACCGCGACTTTCCGCCTGGTTCGCGCCCTGGTTCGAGCCCTGCTTCGAGCCCCGGTTCGAGCTCCTTCCAGCTCGGTCCCTACGAGGCGCTCGAGTGCCTTGGCAGCGGCGGCTTCGCCTCGGTCTACCGGGCCCGCGACCTCCGCAGCGGCGGGTTCGTGGCCCTGAAGGTCGTGCCTCCCGGCACCGACGAAGAGTCTGTGCGGCGGCTCATGCGCGAAGCGCGCGCCGTGTCTCGGTTGTCGCATCCGAACGTGGTGCGCGTCTACGAGTGCGGCGTCGTGCCCGACGGCGCGTACGTCGCCATGGAGCTGCTCGAGGGACGCACGCTCCAAGACGCCATCGATGACGGCCCCTTGCCGCTGCCGCGCGCGCTCGACATCGCGCTTCGCGTCTTGGATGGCCTCTCGGCGGCGCACGAGAGCCGCATCGTTCATCGCGACGTCAAGCCCGGGAACATCTTCTTGTGTCGCGATGCCGGGGGCGTGGAGGTGCCGCGGCTCCTCGACTTCGGCGTGAGCAAGATGGGCTCCGGCCTCGGCACAACGTCGCAACAAGACCGAACGCTGCCGGGAACGGCCGTGGGCACGCCGGGCTACATGGCGCCCGAGCAATACGGCAGCGCCTACGCGGCCGATGCGCGGGCCGACGTCTACGGCATGGCGGCTACGGTCTACGCCATGCTGACGGGGCGGCTGCCCTTCGAGGCCGCGACCTACGAGTCGTGGCTCATGAAGGTGAAGGGCGAGCGGGCTCCCTCGCTGGGCGCCCAAGCGCCGCACGTTCCGCCGGAGTTCGCGCGCGCCATCGATCGGGGCCTCGCCCGCGATCCCGACGCCCGCTGGCCGACGGCGGCGGACTTCTCCAAGGCGCTGTTGGCGGCGGCCCAGGCGACGGCGAGGCGGACCGGTGCGGACTCCTTCGTGGACGTGACGGCTCCGGCGATGTTGCGCTCTTCCCTGAGCGCGACGGCCGAGCCCCGCACGCCGCAGACGCCGAAGCTCCTCGACCCGCCCGAGCCGGTCACCGTTCCGCGGCCACCGACCACGCCCCTCAAGCCCACGCCCCTCAACAAGGAGCCCGTCAAAAAGGAGTCCGCCGCGTCTTCGTCCTCTTCAAAGTCCGGGCGCTCGAAGAAGCGGAGGCGACGCTCCGGCAGCGGCGCGTGGTTCTTCGTAGGGGCCCTTGTGGGCGCCGTCCTGGCCGCCGTCGGGGCGGGAGTCGCCTTCTGGGTTCGGGCCCGCGCGCCCCGACCTCCGCCGCCCGCGCCAGCGCCGACGCAAATCGAGGCGCCTCGCTAG
- a CDS encoding 30S ribosomal protein S1, whose product MTTTEISSSSGGEGFAALFEASLKVQTGEFSKEGEIVKGYVVAVHRDNVIIDIGGKSEGIIAASEFTDAQGQVTVKPGDNVDVYIESRENDDGLVTLSKEKADKMKVWDEISSACERDELIEGTISQRVKGGLSVTIRGGVKAFLPGSQVDLRPIRNLDKLIGQTYQFKVIKFNKKRGNIVLSRRVLLEKERDQIKTRTLETLEEGKVVKGVIKNITEYGAFVDLGGIDGLLHITDMSWGRVNHPNEVFQVGDEVTVKVLKYNAETERVSLGLKQTQEDPWTHAEEAYPPGKKVKGKVMSITDYGAFVELEPGVEGLIHVSEMSWTKKVKHPSKLMEIGQELECQVLEVDSKSKRISLGLKQLEPDPWTLFTEKYHPGDKIGGKVRSITDYGVFIGIEEGVDGMVHKSDLSWTAKVNNPADLFHKGDDVEAIILSINHDEKKVSLGIKQLWDDPWPTIFNEFPPGKVVDTKVISLVDYGVFVRVREGVEGLISQGDVILPKAEDGTEGELAIGDAVKAEIANLDTQDRRMTLSMRIGEAGQQTSSQSSASAPKRESKAPKKSDGDSKGGGTIGELIKQKLGEKLNLKEEKGEK is encoded by the coding sequence ATGACGACTACGGAGATCAGCAGCAGCAGCGGCGGCGAAGGCTTTGCCGCGCTTTTCGAGGCGAGCCTCAAGGTCCAAACTGGCGAATTTTCCAAAGAAGGAGAGATCGTCAAGGGCTACGTCGTCGCGGTGCACCGCGACAACGTCATCATCGACATCGGTGGCAAGAGCGAAGGGATCATCGCCGCCAGCGAGTTCACCGACGCGCAGGGCCAAGTCACGGTCAAGCCCGGTGACAACGTCGACGTCTACATCGAGAGCCGCGAAAACGACGACGGCCTCGTGACCCTCTCGAAAGAGAAGGCCGACAAGATGAAGGTCTGGGATGAGATCTCGAGCGCCTGCGAGCGCGACGAGCTCATCGAGGGCACCATCAGCCAGCGCGTGAAGGGCGGCCTCTCGGTCACCATTCGCGGCGGCGTGAAGGCGTTCCTCCCCGGAAGCCAGGTCGATCTCCGCCCCATCCGCAACTTGGACAAGCTGATCGGGCAGACTTACCAATTCAAGGTCATCAAGTTCAACAAGAAGCGCGGAAACATCGTCCTCTCGCGCCGCGTGCTCCTCGAGAAGGAGCGCGACCAGATTAAGACGCGCACCTTGGAGACCCTCGAAGAGGGCAAGGTCGTCAAGGGCGTCATCAAGAACATCACCGAGTACGGCGCCTTCGTCGACCTCGGCGGCATCGACGGCCTGCTCCACATCACGGACATGAGCTGGGGCCGCGTCAATCACCCGAACGAAGTGTTCCAGGTGGGCGACGAAGTCACGGTCAAGGTCCTCAAGTACAACGCCGAGACCGAGCGCGTGTCGCTCGGTCTCAAGCAGACCCAGGAAGATCCCTGGACCCACGCCGAAGAGGCCTACCCCCCGGGCAAGAAGGTCAAGGGGAAGGTCATGTCGATCACCGACTACGGCGCGTTCGTCGAGCTGGAGCCGGGCGTCGAAGGCCTTATCCACGTGAGCGAGATGAGCTGGACCAAGAAGGTCAAGCACCCGTCGAAGCTCATGGAGATCGGCCAGGAGCTCGAGTGCCAGGTCCTCGAGGTCGACTCGAAGTCGAAGCGCATCTCGCTCGGCTTGAAGCAGCTCGAGCCCGATCCCTGGACGCTCTTCACCGAGAAGTACCACCCGGGCGACAAGATCGGCGGCAAGGTCCGCTCGATCACCGACTACGGCGTGTTCATCGGCATCGAAGAAGGTGTCGACGGCATGGTTCACAAGAGCGACCTCTCGTGGACGGCCAAGGTCAACAACCCCGCCGACCTCTTCCACAAGGGCGACGATGTCGAGGCCATCATCCTCAGCATCAACCACGACGAGAAGAAGGTCTCGCTGGGCATCAAGCAGCTTTGGGACGATCCCTGGCCGACCATCTTCAACGAGTTTCCCCCCGGAAAGGTCGTCGACACGAAGGTCATCTCGCTCGTCGACTACGGTGTGTTCGTTCGCGTCCGCGAGGGCGTCGAGGGACTCATCTCGCAAGGCGACGTCATCCTCCCCAAGGCGGAAGACGGCACCGAGGGCGAGCTCGCCATCGGCGACGCGGTGAAGGCCGAGATCGCCAACCTCGATACGCAAGACCGTCGCATGACGCTCTCGATGCGCATCGGTGAGGCCGGTCAACAGACGAGCTCCCAAAGCTCCGCTTCGGCTCCGAAGCGCGAGTCCAAGGCTCCGAAGAAGTCCGACGGCGACTCCAAGGGCGGCGGCACCATCGGCGAGCTCATCAAGCAGAAGCTCGGCGAGAAGCTGAACCTCAAGGAAGAAAAGGGCGAGAAGTAG